One part of the Candidatus Paceibacterota bacterium genome encodes these proteins:
- a CDS encoding class I SAM-dependent methyltransferase — protein MTHWYQTYIVPKLLNYEMYSKDLEDTREEVLVNATGIVLEIGIGPGYNFAHYKQIEKLYALDPSEGLIKIAKTRATALSYPVEFLESSAEAILLPNHSIDTVVSTWTLCSVTDLPQVLKEISRVLKPTGKFIFADHGVSPLKITHIIQTCFTFLTKHFTGNCHYDRNIKEMIVQAGFSFEKIDCSQEKSKPLIYNYIGIAKRA, from the coding sequence ATGACTCATTGGTATCAAACATATATTGTTCCAAAACTATTGAATTACGAGATGTATTCAAAGGACCTTGAAGACACCCGAGAAGAAGTATTAGTAAACGCAACTGGAATTGTACTGGAGATAGGGATTGGTCCTGGATACAATTTCGCCCACTACAAACAAATAGAGAAACTATATGCTCTTGATCCGTCAGAGGGATTAATCAAAATTGCCAAGACACGTGCAACTGCACTTTCATACCCTGTTGAATTTTTAGAGAGTAGCGCAGAGGCAATTCTCCTCCCCAACCACTCAATCGATACGGTTGTTTCTACGTGGACACTCTGTAGTGTTACTGATTTACCACAAGTACTCAAAGAAATTTCAAGAGTACTAAAACCAACCGGAAAATTTATTTTTGCAGATCACGGTGTTTCACCACTAAAAATTACTCATATAATTCAAACCTGCTTTACCTTTCTCACAAAACACTTCACCGGTAATTGTCATTACGACAGAAATATCAAAGAAATGATTGTGCAAGCTGGTTTTTCATTTGAGAAAATTGACTGCTCTCAAGAAAAATCTAAACCATTAATTTATAACTATATTGGAATTGCTAAGCGAGCTTAA
- a CDS encoding phosphoribosyltransferase yields MKKIMPFKEVYQNIACHTQFLTNTITHQIFPPSSASIAAQSLRAGDIYIIEPHAFLGKHIRSTVPLGMQALFSYQAPIIRSLLEELRCFNDHNVSKLFSHFIYKEVKEMALLQRPLETVVVFIPCTKTRIRTHGFWQFHTIYMYMARISAKTGITVAPPDTLHVVSGNKKEPSCTVSKAHAPLIHGKYCILVDDIIVSCRTLSGARDALFLAGASHISCLAIAT; encoded by the coding sequence ATTTTTGACCAACACAATCACACATCAAATATTTCCTCCCTCCTCAGCATCAATAGCAGCACAATCATTACGCGCTGGAGACATATACATAATAGAGCCACATGCATTCTTGGGAAAACACATCAGAAGTACAGTGCCGCTGGGTATGCAAGCACTATTTTCATACCAAGCTCCTATTATTAGATCTCTCCTAGAGGAACTTCGATGTTTTAATGACCACAACGTTAGTAAACTCTTCTCACATTTTATATACAAAGAAGTTAAAGAAATGGCTCTACTACAACGTCCCTTAGAAACTGTTGTGGTATTTATTCCCTGCACAAAAACACGTATTCGGACACATGGCTTCTGGCAATTTCATACTATATATATGTATATGGCACGTATAAGTGCCAAAACGGGCATAACCGTCGCCCCGCCAGATACACTTCACGTGGTCAGTGGGAATAAAAAAGAGCCCTCATGTACTGTTTCAAAAGCACATGCACCACTAATACATGGGAAATACTGCATTCTAGTAGACGACATAATTGTCTCTTGTCGAACGCTATCTGGAGCCCGAGATGCCTTATTTTTAGCTGGAGCATCACATATTTCTTGTCTCGCCATCGCTACTTAA